A genomic window from Populus nigra chromosome 7, ddPopNigr1.1, whole genome shotgun sequence includes:
- the LOC133699525 gene encoding bZIP transcription factor 44-like, with amino-acid sequence MASSSGTSSGSSLIQNSGSEENLQALMDQRKRKRMISNRESARRSRMRKQKHLDDLMAQVSQLRKENHQIITGINITTQRYLSVEAANSILRVQISELSNRLESLNEIIGSLNSNNGVFGDSSTFNEPAADSFLNPWNMAYLNQPIMASAEMFHY; translated from the coding sequence ATGGCTTCCTCTAGTGGAACATCTTCAGGATCATCTTTGATTCAAAACTCAGGTTCGGAGGAGAATTTGCAGGCATTGATGGATcagaggaagagaaagagaatgaTATCAAATCGCGAATCGGCGAGGAGGTCTAGAATGAGAAAACAGAAGCATTTGGATGATCTAATGGCTCAAGTGTCTCAATTGAGGAAGGAGAATCACCAGATTATTACAGGCATCAATATCACAACTCAGCGTTACTTGAGTGTTGAGGCTGCTAACTCAATCCTAAGAGTTCAAATAAGCGAGCTCAGCAATAGATTGGAGTCTTTGAATGAGATAATCGGTTCCTTGAATTCAAACAATGGTGTTTTTGGAGACTCGAGCACCTTCAATGAACCAGCAGCTGACAGCTTCTTGAACCCATGGAACATGGCCTACCTGAATCAGCCTATAATGGCGTCTGCGGAGATGTTTCATTACTGA